The genome window CATAGGCCTCGTCAAAGAGGATGGCCCCATTGACCGTGGGGATACCCATCTTGTTTCCGCCATGCTCGACGCCTCGCCTGACCCCTTTGAATATCCGCTTGGGACTCAATACCTTGCTCGGCAGCTTACCGGAGGGAAAATCGGGCGGACCGAAACAGAAGACATCGGTATTGAAGATGAGGTCGGCTCCAAGGCCGGTGCCGAGCGGATCGCGGTTGACCCCGACGATGCCGGTCAAGGCCCCGCCGTAAGGGTCGAGGGCTGAAGGGTGATTATGTGTTTCAACCTTGAAGACCAGGTTATAGTCGTCGGTAAATGATATTATGCCGGCGTTATCCTCAAAGACCGAGACAAGGAAGTCCTTGCCCACCTCTTCGGTCGCCCGCTTGATGTACGTCGAAAAGAGGCCGTCTATTTTCTCCGTCTTGCCGTCCTCTTCATAAACTATTCTAGCGTTGAATATCTTGTGCTTGCAATGTTCCGACCAGGTCTGAGCGAGCATCTCCAGTTCCACGTCGGTCGGCTTTGCGGACAAGCCCACCTCTTTTCGCTCCCGTATGACCTCTTTCTCTTTGAAGTAGTCCCGGATGGCGACCATCTCCTTGATGGCCAAAGAGAGGGTCCCTTCACTGCTGATCCTTAATAGTTCATCATCGCTCACGTCCAGATCGACTTCTACGACCCGATAGCCCTTGGTTTTTCCGGCCGAAAGGTGCCCCTTTATGATCTCCTCTTTGTGGGAGCCGTCTTTGGGGGTGAAGATGAAGTAATCCTCGATGATGGGGTTGGCCAAAAGCCCGGTCGCAATCGCTCCGGCCTCTTCTTTTGTAAGATCGCCGTCGATCAGGTAGATGCGGGAGGTATGAACGGCCCCATCACTTGGAAAGGAAGCGCCCAGAAGATCGGCTATCCCCTCCTTAGTGGTCATGGCCACATTATCTGTCACCCCGGGTTTGTAGCCGACCTCGATGGCCAGGTCGAAGTCTGAGAAGAGAGCCCGCTCGGAGGAGATTTGGATTACGGGGTCAGTTAAGAGTTCATCCTTGATCCTTATTATATCCGCCTCGGCGAAGTCGGCCGCAATGGTATATACCTCTACGGTTCTCACCCCGTCGACATCGATCATGAGATCTTCCGATATCGACCTCTTAACCGATTCTCCAAGGGCGTCTGTGACGCCTTCCTTGAAACCAACCTCGATGCGGTAAATCTTCAAACTTTAAGTTCCTCTCCGGTCAGGCGCCTAAAGGCCTCAAGATATCTCTTTCTCGTCCCCTCGATGACCTCTTCTGAAAGGCGGGGGGCAGGTGGCTCGTGGTTCCAGCCGATTTCATCCAAATAATCGCGGACGAATTGCTTGTCGAAGCTCTTCTGACTGCAGCCGGGGCAGTACTCGGCCTTATCCCAGAACCTCGATGAATCTGGGGTAAATATCTCATCTATCAGCATCGGCTCGCCCTCAAACTCTCCAAATTCGAACTTGGTATCGGCGATGATGATGCCGCGCTCCTCGGCAAATTCGGAGGCGAATTTATACAGCTTAATGCTAGCCTCTTTGAGGCGGGCTGCGATCTTCTCGCCGACTATCTCCTGCATCTGATCGAAGGTGATGTTCTCATCGTGGCCACTTTCGGCCTTGGTCGAGGGAGTAAAGATCGGCTCGAATAATTTGTCTGATTCCACAAGCCCCTTGGCAAGCTCTATCCCGCAGACGCTCCCCATCTTTTTATACTCGCTCCAAGCCGAGCCGGAGAGATAGCCGCGGACCACGCATTCGACCGGATAGACTTGGGCTTGTTTGACCAGCATGCTTCGGCCCTTTAGGTGCTCCTCCATGCTTTCGAGCTCGACCGGAAGGTCGCCCACTTCGGTTGAGATGAGATGATTCTTGATGATATCTTGGGTTTTGCCGAACCAGAAGGCCGAAAGCAGAGTCAAGACGCGCCCCTTGCTTGGGATATCGTCGGGTAGAATCGAGTCATAAGCTGAGATGCGGTCGGTCGCGACCAGAACCAGGCGGTCACCAAAATCATAGATGTCTCTGACCTTGCCTTGTTTTGCCGGTTTTATCAAGTTACCACCTCAAATGGGATATAAGGAGCTTTTTTACTGCGCCTGTTACAAGGACAATTATAGACGACTTGTAACAAGATTTGCCACTGATTTGAGCCGGCTTTTAGAGCAATGATCGTTGACGGAAAGGGGGCCGGCCGGACACTACCCTGAACAGCTATTTTTTAGGTTTATTGAATTATCTTGAAAAATATAGAAAAAAGTATTGACAAGAGAGAGAGAGTAATAGTGTATTAATAGTGGTCATCACCTTTTTGGTGGTGATTGACGAAAAGGCTGGGAACGTATGCCCCGTGAAGAATTTGGACGAAAGGAGGTGAAGAAGTAAATCGGCAGAAATATAAGAGCTACCCCCAAATAGCGAAAGGCGCAAAACTTAAAACTATTCAAAGGGTAGCAAGGTTAGTTTAGCACTTACACTGTGGATTTAACAGAAATGTAAACCAAAGGGAGGATGTGTATAGGCATGAAGACAAGAAAGACTTCAAAATCTTTCATCGCATTATTGCTTGCTTGCGTCATATTAACGACCTTTGTAACTCCTGTGTTTGCAGAAAGAGGCGACCACGACTTTAAAACTAAGTCTAGCTTAGACACGAATCAAAAACAAGTGAAATTGCCAAACTTGCCAAGCAGAACGGGATTTCGGAAAAGCTAATTTAAAACCTATAATCTCGCAACCTCGTTCTGCTTGGTATAGAAAGGTGGGCCATTAAATGAAAGATTACATCTGGGGACAGACACAAATGATTTTGCTGATATTTATAATAATCGTGTTGGCGGCAAGACCATACTTGCTTAAAAATAAATTTTTTGATAAATACTTCAATTTGACTAAATATCCCTTATTTAGGCGCATCTCACTTGGACTCATAATATTTACTATGGTTTTTATGGCGCTTACCATCTTCGCCAACTTGCACGTTGGTTTTTTCGACGGCCGATTCAAAATTGGTTTTGGCGACCCGCTCTATAGCTGGCATGCAGACTATATGGACTACGAGGGTATTCATAAAATATCTACCGGCAAGTCACAGAAGATAGCCTTAATCGATAGCGGTATCTCTGCATTTCAAGTGATGGAGGGCAATTCAATCGTCTTGACCGGCAATGATCAAGATAATAATGGCCATGGAACGATGATGTATTCGATCATAAAGGGTTATAAGGGTGATAAAGATGGCGTTTTTGGAATAGCTCCAGACGCCGAGATCGTTTCCATCAAAGTGATGGACGTAGATGAAAAAATTCAGCCTACTCTAATCGTCGAAGCTATCAAAAAGGCTATGGAGCTAAAGTGCACGGTCATTAACATCAGCATAGGAAGCTATAATTATAACCAAGAAATTTCGGACTTAATCGATCTTGCTTTATATCAAGATATCAGCGTGGTTGCTTCATCGGGCGATTATTCCAGCCCAGACATGCTCTTTCCTGCAAACAAAGATGGTGTGATATCCGTCGGCGCAATCACAGCAAACGGAATGGTCACCGATTTTACCAATGCACCAACTGAGACGATAATAAACGCGCCAGGCGATGAGATTAAAAGCGTGGATAACAAAAAAAACATCGTGGCCAATTCGGGAACTTCTCAATCATCAGCGATCATTGCCGGATACGTCGCCCTGCTAAAGGATTATGCCTCTCAAAAGAATACTAGCCTATCCAATGATGAGGTAATGCAGATACTAAAATACGTCAACCTAAACAACCGAGTGGATGAAAACGTCCTTTACATCGACGCTTTCCCCAAAATATAATAGGAGTCAATTTTGCTTCACCTCACCCAAATTTGCAAAATCTAACGTAAAGAGGGATAATGCTCCTGTGAAATAATAAAAAGCTTTAATTTAATAAGCTTTCACACCGTCCGCCGGGGCTTCACCCGGCGACGCTATTTTTTTGGAGGTATTTTTTTGATGTTAAGCAATGCAGTTGTAGAGCCAAATTTTCACGATTTGGCGCTGATTGACCCCGTTTTAAAGGCGGTCGACAAGGCCGGCTATGAGACGCCCACCCCTATCCAGATGCAGACCATCCCCCACATTTTGGAGGGCAAAGACCTCCTTGGTCAGGCCCAGACGGGCACCGGAAAGACGGCCGCCTTTGCCCTGCCGATCCTCTCTAGGATAGATCTTAAGAGGGCCGAGCCCCAAGTCTTGGTCTTGACTCCCACAAGGGAGCTGGCTATCCAGGTGGCCGAATCATTCCAGGAGTATGCCTCCCATATGAGCGGCTTTCATGTGCTGCCGATTTATGGCGGCCAAAATTACCAGGGGCAACTAAAGGGGCTCAAACGAGGCGTCCACGTGGTGGTTGGAACTCCAGGCCGGGTGATGGATCACATGAGGCAGAAGACTTTGAAGCTTGACGCTTTGACATGTCTGGTTTTGGATGAGGCCGATGAGATGCTTCGCATGGGCTTCATCGATGACGTGAAATGGATACTGGACCAGACGCCCCCCAGCCACCAGATCCTTCTCTTCTCGGCGACCATGCCCAGAGCCATCCACCAGATCGCCCAGAAATATTTGAAAGATCCGGTCGAGATAACCATCAAGGCGCAGACGGCAACCGTTGCCACCACCCGCCAGCGCTTCTGGCTGGTCGGCGGGGTCCACAAGCTCGATGCCCTGACCAGGATACTGGAGGCCGAGCCCTTCGACGGGGTGATCGTCTTCGTTAGAACCAAGACGGCTACGGTGGAGCTCGCCGCAAAGCTAGAGGCTCGCGGCTACGCCGCTTCGGCCATAAACGGCGACATCGTCCAGAGCAAACGTGAGGCCGCAATCGAGCAGCTCAAGACGGGCAAACTCGATATCCTGGTCGCAACCGACGTGGCCGCAAGGGGCCTGGACGTCGAGCGGATCAGCCATGTCATAAATTACGACGTCCCCCACGATACCGAATCATACGTCCACCGCATCGGCCGCACGGGCCGGGCCGGGCGAAGCGGCGAGGCGATCATCTTCGTTTCTCCGCGAGAAAAGAGCATGCTCTATGAGATAGAGAGGGCTACCAAGCAGAAGATTGAACCGATGCACCTGCCCTCGGCCCAGATGATAAACGACAAGCGAATCGCCCGCTTCAAAGAGCGAATCACCGACACTTTGGCCGCAAATGATCTTGACTTCTTCTACCAATTGATAGATCAATATAGGGAAGAGACCGACGTGGCTGCCATAAAGATCGCGGCAGCTCTGGCCAAACTGGTTCAGGGGAAAGAATTACTGCTTTTAAAGAGCGTGCCCGAAGAGAAGAGGCCCCCCTTCGAGCAAAGCCCAAGAAGGAACAGGCCTCCGTCCAAAGGCGGAAAACCTCACTTTGCGCCAAAGAAGAAGGGGCACAAAAAGATCTATTAATTCGACGCGTAACAACTGACTCATAAAAGCTGCTGCCAAGAGTTTCGGCATCAACGCCGCTCATATCGGATCGGCCTTATTAGTTCTTGACTCTTTGGGCTAGAGATGGCGGAGCCGGATCTTCT of Actinomycetota bacterium contains these proteins:
- a CDS encoding S8 family serine peptidase; the encoded protein is MKDYIWGQTQMILLIFIIIVLAARPYLLKNKFFDKYFNLTKYPLFRRISLGLIIFTMVFMALTIFANLHVGFFDGRFKIGFGDPLYSWHADYMDYEGIHKISTGKSQKIALIDSGISAFQVMEGNSIVLTGNDQDNNGHGTMMYSIIKGYKGDKDGVFGIAPDAEIVSIKVMDVDEKIQPTLIVEAIKKAMELKCTVINISIGSYNYNQEISDLIDLALYQDISVVASSGDYSSPDMLFPANKDGVISVGAITANGMVTDFTNAPTETIINAPGDEIKSVDNKKNIVANSGTSQSSAIIAGYVALLKDYASQKNTSLSNDEVMQILKYVNLNNRVDENVLYIDAFPKI
- a CDS encoding phosphoribosylaminoimidazolesuccinocarboxamide synthase, which encodes MIKPAKQGKVRDIYDFGDRLVLVATDRISAYDSILPDDIPSKGRVLTLLSAFWFGKTQDIIKNHLISTEVGDLPVELESMEEHLKGRSMLVKQAQVYPVECVVRGYLSGSAWSEYKKMGSVCGIELAKGLVESDKLFEPIFTPSTKAESGHDENITFDQMQEIVGEKIAARLKEASIKLYKFASEFAEERGIIIADTKFEFGEFEGEPMLIDEIFTPDSSRFWDKAEYCPGCSQKSFDKQFVRDYLDEIGWNHEPPAPRLSEEVIEGTRKRYLEAFRRLTGEELKV